From one Streptomyces sp. N50 genomic stretch:
- a CDS encoding gluconeogenesis factor YvcK family protein, producing the protein MTGRSPRLGRLRRVVPEGRTTRPVEARGGKPRRRGTQPKVVALGGGMGLSASLTALRRITGDLTAVVTVADDGGSSGRLRDELGVLPPGDLRKALAALCGDDDWGQTWARVIQHRFQSKGDLHEHAVGNLLIVALWEQLGDHVQALDLVGKLLGAHGRVLPMSAVPLELQALVKGHDPARPDDVDTVRGQATVALTPGEVMSVHVVPHDPPAVPEAVAAVLDADWVVLGPGSWFSSVIPHLLVPELLDALTETKARRVLSLNLAPQPGETDGFSPQRHLEVLGRHAPKLALDVVLADEAAVPDRASLTEAAKRLDAAVELAPVARTDGTPRHDPELLAAAYDRIFRMHGRIGPWR; encoded by the coding sequence ATGACAGGACGTAGCCCACGGCTGGGCAGGCTGCGCCGCGTGGTGCCCGAAGGACGGACGACCAGACCCGTGGAGGCCCGCGGCGGCAAGCCGCGCCGGCGCGGCACCCAGCCCAAGGTGGTCGCCCTCGGCGGCGGCATGGGCCTGTCCGCCTCGCTCACCGCACTGCGCCGCATCACCGGCGACCTCACCGCCGTCGTCACCGTGGCCGACGACGGCGGCTCCAGCGGACGCCTGCGCGACGAACTGGGCGTCCTGCCCCCCGGGGACCTCCGCAAGGCGCTGGCCGCGCTGTGCGGCGACGACGACTGGGGCCAGACCTGGGCCCGCGTCATCCAGCACCGCTTCCAGTCCAAGGGCGACCTGCACGAACACGCCGTGGGCAATCTGCTGATCGTCGCCCTGTGGGAGCAGCTCGGCGACCACGTGCAGGCCCTCGACCTGGTCGGCAAGCTGCTCGGCGCGCACGGGCGCGTGCTGCCCATGTCCGCCGTACCGCTGGAGCTGCAGGCCCTGGTCAAGGGGCACGATCCGGCGCGGCCCGACGACGTCGACACCGTCCGGGGACAGGCGACGGTCGCCCTCACCCCCGGCGAGGTGATGTCCGTGCACGTCGTGCCGCACGACCCGCCGGCCGTGCCCGAGGCCGTCGCCGCCGTGCTCGACGCGGACTGGGTGGTGCTCGGCCCGGGGTCCTGGTTCTCGTCCGTCATCCCGCACCTGCTGGTGCCGGAACTGCTCGACGCGCTCACCGAGACGAAGGCGCGCCGGGTACTCTCCCTGAACCTCGCGCCGCAGCCCGGAGAAACCGATGGCTTCTCCCCGCAGCGTCATTTGGAGGTTTTGGGACGACACGCCCCTAAACTCGCCCTGGACGTGGTGCTGGCCGACGAGGCCGCCGTGCCCGATCGCGCGTCGCTCACCGAAGCCGCCAAGCGGCTGGACGCCGCGGTCGAGCTGGCGCCGGTGGCCCGGACCGACGGAACTCCAAGGCACGACCCGGAGCTGTTGGCCGCCGCGTACGACCGTATTTTTCGGATGCATGGAAGGATCGGCCCATGGCGATGA
- a CDS encoding response regulator transcription factor, with amino-acid sequence MDASQQTAKGRVVLADDDVLLREGLASLCERLGYEVAGQAGDAVRLLELVDTERPDLAIVDIRMPPDHSTEGLKAARTIRERHPDTGILVLSAFVEVEEALELLAGGHKVGYLLKSRITVVDEFVEALDRIHKGGSVVDPSLVHELFSAQRRDDPLSFLSTREREVLALMAEGRSNAGIGRRLWVTEGTVEKHVRSILGKLRLPEAADDHRRVLAVLTFLESR; translated from the coding sequence ATGGACGCATCGCAGCAGACCGCGAAGGGACGAGTCGTCCTCGCCGACGACGACGTCCTGCTCAGGGAGGGCCTCGCGAGCCTGTGCGAACGCCTGGGCTACGAGGTCGCGGGCCAGGCCGGCGACGCCGTACGGCTCCTCGAACTGGTCGACACCGAGCGGCCCGACCTCGCGATCGTCGACATCAGGATGCCGCCCGACCACTCCACCGAGGGCCTCAAGGCGGCCCGCACGATCCGGGAGCGCCACCCCGACACCGGCATCCTCGTGCTGTCCGCGTTCGTCGAGGTCGAGGAGGCTCTGGAGCTGCTGGCCGGCGGGCACAAGGTCGGGTATCTCCTCAAGAGCCGGATCACGGTCGTCGACGAGTTCGTCGAGGCCCTCGACCGCATCCACAAGGGCGGCTCGGTCGTCGACCCCTCCCTGGTGCACGAGCTGTTCTCGGCGCAGCGCCGCGACGACCCGCTGTCCTTCCTCAGCACCCGCGAGCGCGAGGTCCTGGCGCTGATGGCGGAGGGCCGCTCCAATGCCGGCATCGGCCGCAGGCTGTGGGTCACCGAGGGCACCGTCGAGAAACACGTCCGCAGCATCCTGGGCAAACTCCGCCTTCCGGAGGCCGCCGACGACCACCGCCGTGTCCTGGCCGTTCTCACGTTTCTGGAGTCCCGCTAG
- the uvrC gene encoding excinuclease ABC subunit UvrC — MADPSSYRPRPGEIPDSPGVYKFRDEHRRVIYVGKAKSLRQRLANYFQDLAGLHPRTRTMVTTAASVEWTVVSTEVEALQLEYSWIKEYDPRFNVKYRDDKSYPYLAVTMNEEYPRVQVMRGHKKKGVRYFGPYGHAWAIRDTVDLLLRVFPVRTCSAGVFKNAARTGRPCLLGYIGKCSAPCVGRVSEEEHRELAEEFSDFMAGRTGTYIRRLEKQMTDAAEEMEYERAARLRDDIDALKKAMEKSAVVLADATDADLIAVAEDELEAAVQIFHVRGGRVRGQRGWVTDKVEDVTTAALVEHALQQLYGEETGDSVPKEVLVPALPDPVEPVQQWLTDRRGANVSLRIPQRGDKKSLMETVARNAQQSLILHKTKRASDLTTRSRALEEIAEALDLDSAPLRIECYDISHLQGDDVVASMVVFEDGLARKSEYRRFQIKGFEGQDDVRSMHEVITRRFRRYLAEKEKTGEWADGDELSDLKDDEGRPKRFAYPPQLVVVDGGQPQVAAAKKALDELGIDDIAVCGLAKRLEEVWLPDDDDPVVLPRTSEGLYLLQRVRDEAHRFAITYQRAKRAKRFRSSPLDDVPGLGETRKQALIKHFGSVKKLRSATIDQICEVPGIGRKTAETIAVALAQAAPAAPAVNTATGEIMEDTEDGTPGTTAGAPGEPVPAGAPDERRGQET, encoded by the coding sequence ATGGCCGATCCCTCCAGCTACCGCCCCAGGCCGGGAGAGATCCCGGACTCGCCCGGGGTCTACAAGTTCCGCGACGAGCACCGCCGGGTGATCTACGTCGGAAAGGCGAAGAGCCTGCGCCAGCGCCTGGCGAACTACTTCCAGGACCTGGCCGGACTCCACCCGCGCACGCGCACGATGGTCACCACGGCCGCGTCGGTGGAGTGGACGGTGGTGTCCACGGAGGTCGAGGCACTCCAGCTGGAGTACTCCTGGATCAAGGAGTACGACCCCCGGTTCAACGTCAAGTACCGCGACGACAAGAGCTACCCGTACCTCGCGGTGACGATGAACGAGGAGTACCCGCGCGTGCAGGTGATGCGCGGTCACAAGAAGAAGGGCGTCCGCTACTTCGGGCCGTACGGACACGCCTGGGCGATCCGCGACACCGTGGACCTCCTGCTGCGCGTGTTCCCCGTCCGCACCTGCTCGGCCGGCGTCTTCAAGAACGCGGCGCGCACCGGCCGTCCCTGTCTGCTCGGCTACATCGGCAAGTGCTCCGCCCCCTGCGTCGGCCGTGTCTCCGAGGAGGAACACCGCGAACTGGCCGAGGAGTTCAGCGACTTCATGGCCGGCCGCACCGGCACGTACATCCGCCGTCTGGAGAAGCAGATGACGGACGCGGCCGAGGAGATGGAGTACGAGCGGGCCGCCCGCCTGCGCGACGACATCGACGCCCTCAAGAAGGCCATGGAGAAGAGCGCGGTCGTCCTCGCCGACGCCACCGACGCCGACCTGATCGCCGTCGCCGAGGACGAGCTGGAGGCGGCCGTCCAGATCTTCCACGTCCGCGGCGGACGCGTCCGCGGCCAGCGCGGCTGGGTCACCGACAAGGTCGAGGACGTCACCACCGCGGCCCTCGTCGAGCACGCCCTCCAGCAGCTCTACGGCGAGGAGACCGGGGACTCCGTCCCCAAGGAGGTCCTCGTCCCGGCCCTGCCCGACCCGGTGGAGCCGGTCCAGCAGTGGCTGACCGACCGGCGCGGGGCGAACGTGTCACTGCGCATCCCGCAGCGCGGCGACAAGAAGTCCCTCATGGAGACCGTCGCACGCAACGCCCAGCAGTCGCTGATCCTCCACAAGACCAAGCGCGCCTCCGACCTCACCACCCGCTCACGCGCCCTGGAGGAGATCGCCGAGGCCCTCGACCTGGACAGCGCGCCCCTGAGGATCGAGTGCTACGACATCTCGCACCTCCAGGGAGACGACGTCGTGGCGTCGATGGTCGTCTTCGAGGACGGGCTCGCGCGCAAGAGCGAGTACCGCCGCTTCCAGATCAAGGGCTTCGAGGGCCAGGACGACGTCCGCTCCATGCACGAGGTGATCACCCGCCGCTTCCGGCGCTATCTCGCCGAGAAGGAGAAGACGGGGGAGTGGGCGGACGGCGACGAGCTGAGTGACCTGAAGGACGACGAGGGGCGCCCCAAGCGGTTCGCCTACCCGCCGCAGCTCGTCGTGGTCGACGGCGGGCAGCCGCAGGTCGCCGCCGCCAAGAAGGCCCTGGACGAGCTGGGCATCGACGACATCGCCGTGTGCGGCCTGGCCAAGCGCCTGGAGGAGGTCTGGCTCCCGGACGACGACGACCCGGTGGTCCTGCCCCGCACCAGCGAGGGCCTCTACCTCCTCCAGCGCGTCCGCGACGAGGCCCACCGCTTCGCGATCACCTACCAGCGCGCCAAGCGGGCCAAGAGGTTCCGGTCGAGCCCCCTGGACGACGTGCCCGGCCTCGGCGAGACACGCAAGCAGGCGCTGATCAAGCACTTCGGTTCGGTGAAGAAGCTGCGATCCGCGACAATCGATCAGATCTGCGAGGTTCCGGGCATAGGTCGCAAGACCGCCGAGACCATCGCGGTCGCCCTCGCCCAGGCGGCCCCGGCCGCACCCGCCGTGAACACGGCGACTGGAGAGATCATGGAAGACACGGAAGACGGGACACCCGGGACCACGGCGGGTGCCCCAGGGGAGCCCGTACCCGCGGGAGCCCCGGACGAGCGACGGGGGCAGGAGACATGA
- the rapZ gene encoding RNase adapter RapZ yields MTGQEKQPTADRDRTHKETGDDQAPQQEVQDDGAQVSTDSTTPGVPEAAIPELVIISGMSGAGRSTAAKCLEDLGWFVVDNLPPALIPTMVELGARSQGNVARIAVVVDVRGRRFFDNLRESLADLESKNVTRRIVFLESSDDALVRRFESVRRPHPLQGDGRIVDGIDAERELLRELRGDADLVIDTSSLNVHELRAKMDAQFAGEEEPELRATVMSFGFKYGLPVDADLVADMRFLPNPHWIPELRPFNGLNEEVSAYVFNQPGAKEFLDRYAELLRLIAAGYRREGKRYVTIAIGCTGGKHRSVATAEKLAARLVAEGVETVVVHRDMGRE; encoded by the coding sequence ATGACCGGACAAGAGAAGCAGCCCACAGCGGACCGAGATCGGACGCACAAGGAAACCGGCGACGATCAGGCTCCGCAGCAAGAGGTCCAGGACGACGGAGCACAGGTGAGTACGGACAGCACGACCCCCGGGGTGCCCGAGGCGGCCATCCCCGAGCTGGTGATCATCTCCGGCATGTCCGGAGCCGGGCGGTCCACCGCCGCCAAGTGTCTGGAGGACCTCGGCTGGTTCGTCGTCGACAACCTCCCGCCCGCCCTGATCCCCACCATGGTGGAGCTCGGCGCCCGCTCCCAGGGCAACGTGGCACGGATCGCGGTCGTCGTCGACGTACGCGGACGGCGCTTCTTCGACAACCTCCGCGAGTCCCTCGCCGACCTGGAGTCGAAGAACGTCACCCGGCGGATCGTCTTCCTGGAGTCCTCGGACGACGCCCTGGTGCGCCGCTTCGAGTCGGTGCGCCGCCCCCACCCCCTCCAGGGCGACGGCCGTATCGTCGACGGCATCGACGCCGAACGCGAGCTGCTGCGCGAACTGCGCGGCGACGCCGACCTGGTCATCGACACCTCCAGCCTCAACGTCCACGAACTGCGCGCCAAGATGGACGCCCAGTTCGCCGGCGAGGAGGAGCCCGAACTGCGGGCCACCGTCATGTCCTTCGGCTTCAAGTACGGCCTCCCGGTCGACGCCGACCTCGTCGCCGACATGCGCTTCCTGCCCAACCCGCACTGGATCCCGGAGCTGCGCCCCTTCAACGGCCTCAACGAGGAGGTCTCGGCGTACGTCTTCAACCAGCCCGGCGCCAAGGAGTTCCTCGACCGCTACGCCGAGCTCCTGCGGCTCATCGCGGCCGGCTACCGACGCGAGGGCAAGCGGTACGTGACGATCGCGATCGGCTGCACCGGCGGCAAGCACCGCTCGGTCGCCACGGCGGAGAAGCTCGCCGCGCGGCTCGTGGCCGAGGGCGTGGAGACGGTGGTCGTACACCGGGACATGGGACGGGAATGA
- a CDS encoding PAS domain S-box protein, whose protein sequence is MLLVLLPVTGMLAFTVFGAVSQWHDAETMRDFRTATALSFKTTALTDAIARERIAAVKARLRPGAETLKGRSGAEHVTDQALNAALLGAAGRPGPPDVPGRLDARSRQLHALRLQSGTGSLTAPQLAAQYDTIEDDLLELAATLESGRPTRASGQAADTHIALLNAVEAAERERTELAVLFDTPDAPHATATDRWSALEKALLDDFDRTAPAALKGRLYVVLLQHPGLVVRTTRETLADPHAKKNAWPTYAGWLTASTQRIDALRVIQHQAAAELGRDAAGDLDSARAREARDLSVSLAVLAAVTVLGLTLRQSITRPLSEVSAGARALSEGDLSYDIRYAGRDELGAVADMFRELRVTTERLAGEINTMNTAIDDNRLGHRADVAAFEGTWAQLLGGMNGTMASFAAAHGRRDKAEQELASIFHLSLDLLCIAGLDGYFKRVNPAFERTLGHSADALLGRPWLEFVHPEDRARTRAVLDRLASGVELAEFENRFVRDDGTERWLQWSARPVTADGLIYAAARDVTESRRAAREQTALRRVATLVARGVPPHEVFSEVADQVGKVLSSGSAAVLRYGADGAATVLGSARGPAAEAEAAAAAEVARTARPARVGRSVGVPIVVDDRLWGAVVAAAAGSEPLPPGTESRLADFTELVATALANADSRDQLTASRARVVAAGDASRRRIERDLHDGVQQRLVSLQLDLRMAQSMLDEQPEELAEQLDHIAKGLDDAFGDLLQVARGIHPAILSKGGLGPALRALARRSAVPVELDLRLPAGRLPEQIEVAVYYVTSECLTNAVKHARASFVAVSARVEDDVLEVTIADDGVGGADLGHGSGLIGLVDRVEAIGGKLHVVSPPGEGTTLVVRLPLPRTEG, encoded by the coding sequence ATGCTCCTGGTGCTGCTCCCGGTGACCGGCATGCTGGCGTTCACCGTATTCGGCGCCGTCTCCCAGTGGCACGACGCGGAGACGATGCGGGACTTCCGTACGGCGACCGCGCTGTCGTTCAAGACCACCGCGCTGACCGACGCCATCGCCAGGGAACGCATCGCCGCCGTCAAGGCCCGCCTGCGTCCCGGAGCGGAGACCCTGAAGGGACGCTCCGGTGCGGAGCACGTCACCGACCAGGCCCTGAACGCGGCCCTCCTGGGTGCGGCCGGCCGGCCCGGACCACCCGACGTACCGGGCCGGTTGGACGCGCGGAGCCGCCAACTGCACGCCCTGAGGCTCCAGTCGGGCACCGGCTCGCTCACCGCGCCCCAACTCGCCGCCCAGTACGACACGATCGAGGACGACCTCCTGGAGCTGGCCGCCACCCTGGAGTCCGGCCGGCCGACCCGCGCCTCCGGGCAGGCCGCCGACACGCACATCGCGCTCCTGAACGCCGTCGAGGCCGCCGAACGCGAACGCACCGAACTGGCCGTGCTGTTCGACACCCCGGATGCCCCGCACGCCACCGCCACGGACCGATGGTCGGCCCTGGAGAAGGCGCTCCTGGACGACTTCGACCGGACCGCGCCCGCCGCTCTCAAGGGCAGGCTCTACGTCGTCCTCCTCCAGCACCCCGGCCTCGTCGTCCGCACCACCCGAGAGACCCTCGCCGACCCGCACGCCAAGAAGAACGCCTGGCCCACGTACGCCGGTTGGCTGACCGCCTCGACCCAGCGCATCGACGCACTGCGCGTCATTCAGCACCAGGCCGCCGCCGAACTGGGCCGCGACGCCGCCGGCGACCTGGACAGCGCACGCGCGCGTGAGGCACGCGACCTCAGCGTGTCGCTGGCCGTCCTGGCCGCCGTCACCGTCCTCGGCCTGACCCTGCGCCAGTCGATCACCCGCCCCCTCAGCGAGGTCTCCGCGGGCGCCCGCGCGCTCTCCGAGGGCGACCTGTCGTACGACATCCGGTACGCGGGCCGGGACGAACTCGGCGCCGTCGCCGACATGTTCAGAGAACTGCGGGTCACCACCGAACGGCTCGCCGGCGAGATCAACACCATGAACACGGCGATCGACGACAACCGGCTCGGCCACCGCGCGGACGTCGCCGCGTTCGAGGGGACCTGGGCACAGCTGCTCGGCGGTATGAACGGCACCATGGCGTCCTTCGCCGCCGCGCACGGGCGGCGCGACAAGGCCGAGCAGGAACTGGCGAGCATCTTCCACCTCTCCCTCGACCTGCTGTGCATCGCGGGACTCGACGGCTACTTCAAGCGCGTGAACCCCGCCTTCGAGCGGACCCTCGGCCACTCCGCCGACGCGCTCCTGGGCAGACCCTGGCTGGAGTTCGTGCACCCGGAGGACCGGGCACGCACGCGTGCCGTCCTCGACCGGCTGGCGAGCGGCGTCGAACTGGCCGAGTTCGAGAACCGCTTCGTCCGGGACGACGGCACCGAACGCTGGCTCCAGTGGAGCGCCCGCCCGGTCACCGCGGACGGCCTGATCTACGCCGCCGCACGCGATGTCACCGAGAGCCGCCGCGCCGCCCGTGAACAGACCGCGCTGCGCCGGGTCGCCACCCTCGTCGCCCGCGGGGTCCCACCGCACGAGGTGTTCTCCGAAGTCGCCGACCAGGTGGGCAAGGTACTGAGCAGCGGCTCCGCCGCAGTCCTTCGCTACGGCGCCGACGGAGCCGCCACCGTCCTCGGCTCCGCCCGCGGGCCCGCCGCCGAGGCCGAGGCGGCCGCCGCCGCCGAAGTCGCGCGCACCGCCCGCCCCGCGCGCGTGGGCCGCTCGGTGGGCGTCCCCATCGTCGTGGACGACCGGCTGTGGGGTGCCGTCGTCGCGGCCGCCGCCGGAAGCGAACCACTGCCCCCGGGCACCGAGTCCCGGCTCGCCGACTTCACCGAACTCGTCGCCACCGCCCTCGCCAACGCCGACAGCCGCGACCAGCTCACCGCGTCCCGCGCGCGCGTGGTGGCCGCCGGGGACGCCTCCAGGCGCCGTATCGAACGCGATCTGCACGACGGCGTCCAACAGCGGCTCGTCTCGCTCCAACTCGACCTCAGAATGGCCCAGTCGATGCTGGACGAGCAGCCGGAGGAACTCGCCGAGCAGCTGGACCACATCGCCAAGGGCCTGGACGACGCCTTCGGCGACCTGTTGCAGGTCGCGCGGGGCATCCACCCCGCGATCCTCTCCAAGGGCGGTCTGGGCCCGGCCCTGCGCGCGCTGGCCCGTCGCTCCGCCGTCCCCGTGGAACTCGACCTGCGTCTGCCCGCGGGCCGCCTCCCGGAGCAGATCGAGGTCGCCGTCTACTACGTGACCTCCGAGTGCCTCACCAACGCCGTCAAGCACGCGCGCGCGAGCTTCGTGGCGGTGTCCGCGCGGGTCGAGGACGACGTCCTGGAGGTGACGATCGCCGACGACGGAGTGGGCGGCGCCGATCTCGGGCACGGCTCCGGGCTCATCGGACTCGTCGACCGCGTCGAGGCGATCGGCGGCAAGCTGCACGTCGTCAGCCCACCGGGGGAGGGCACAACTCTCGTCGTACGACTGCCGCTTCCCCGGACGGAGGGGTGA